The Streptomyces sp. NBC_00162 sequence TGGTTCGCCCTCCGCCCGGTATGCCGCGAGCAGTGCCGTCGTCGCGGTCTTCGCCCCGCTCAGTACGGCCGCGACCAGCCTGTCGCGCAGCGGCCCGGGGAAGCCCAGCAGGTACGGAGGAAGATCGTCGCAGGTCGTCATGGCCCGAGCCTAGGCGACCGGGACGAAGTCCGCCCCGAACCGGAACAACCACCCCAACTCACACCATCGTCACAGCAGTTGAAACCCGCCACGCAGTGGACTGGACCTTGACTCGGAGCTGTGCGTACCGCTTTGCTGTCAGTGATCACCGGTTCGCTCACCGGCACGATCCGCACACCACCCGGCCGCACCAGCCACGTGCATCATGCACGTTTTCCGGCCACTGCTCACCCCGCACGGCACGACCACCCCGCACCACCCACCAACACCCCTCGTCCGCCCGCGTCCTGGAGGGAAACCCGCGGATGTCCCCGCCTCCGCCGCCCCTCGGCCGCGCCCGCAAGCGGGACGCCCAGCTCTTCGATCCGGCCCTCTGTGACGCCGAACTCGTCGACGTGCGCTCCCAGTTCACCCAGGGCCGCTGGTCCAAGGCCCGGTCCCTCCTCGTCGGCACCGGCGACGACTGGGACCGCCGCGGCCACCGCGTCGTCGTCCTCGCCGAGACCCCGGCGGCCACCGCCTGGGCCCGCGAATGGCTGCTCGCCGAACCCGAGAGCGCCGACGCCGCCACCCTCCTCGCCTGCGCCGCCGTCTTCACCGCCCTGCGCCGCAAGGGCACCCCGGCCGCGGCCGAGGAAGCCTGCCGCCGGGCCGCCGCACTGCACCCCGCCGACCCCACCCCCTGGCTCGGCCTGCTCCTCCTCTCCCGGGCCTTCGGCACCGAGGAGGAGTTCAGCCGCCACTTCGACCAGGTCCGGGCCCGGCACCGCGAGCACCACCACGCCCACCACCTGATGGTCGCCAGACTGGCCGAGCGCACCCCCGCCTCCGGCCACGACCCGCTCCACGAGGTCTACGACTTCGCCGCCTGGGCCGCCGAGGAGTCCCCGGCCGACTCCCCGCTCGCCGTGCTCCCCGTGATCGCGCACGCCGAGCGCTACCGGGTGCTCGCCGCCACGCACGGGCACACCTTCAGCAACGCCGCCCAGCACTGGTCCGGCCGCCGCGCCCGCCAGGTCCTGCGCTCCGCCTTCGACTGGTGGCTGGAGTGGGAGCGCGAGGACCACCCCCGCAACCGCGTCGACCTCAACTTCCTCGCCCACGCCAAGCTCTGCGAGGGCCGCCCCGCCGAGGCCGCCGCCCTGTTCCACCGGATCGGCAGCCACGCCACCCCCGCCCCGTGGTCCTACCCGGACCTCGACCCGCACAAGGCCTTCCTCGCCGCCCGCAGCGCCGCGCTCGGCACCGCCTGACACCCCGGACACACATCCCGGGACAACCCCCACCCCCAGTGCCTACGAAAGGACGGACCCGCCATGCCGACGGGCAGATCCACCACGCTCCAGGACCCGGCCGAGATCCGCACGTACAAGGGCCAGGACCGGGCCCTGCGCGCCGACCGCCTCGGCACCGCCGGCCTGCTGCTCTCCGTACTCGCCGCCAGCGCGCCCCTGATGGTGGTCGCGGGCGTGATGCCCACCACCTTCGGCGTGATGGGCATCGTCGGCCAGCCGCTGCTCTTCGTCATCCTCGGCATCGTCCTCGCGCTCTTCAGCATCGGCTACGCCGAGATGAGCCGGCACGTCCACAACGCCGGCGCCTTCTACGCCTACATCGCCCGCGGCCTCGGCCCCACGGCCGGCGCCGGTGCCTCGCTCGTCGCGCTCGTCGCCTACAGCGCCATGCAGGTCGGCGTCTACGGCATCCTCGGCTTCGAGATATCCGGCCTCTTCGCCACCTACCTCGAGATCGAACTCGCCTGGTGGATCCCGGCCCTGCTCGCCGTCGCCGCCACCGGCGCCCTCGGCTGGCTCAAGATCGACCTCAACGCCAAGGTCCTCGGCGTGCTCCTCCTCATCGAGTGCGCCCTCGTCGTCGTCTTCGACGTCGCCGCCCTCGGCAAGCCGGGAGCGGAGGGCCTCTCGCTGCACGCCTTCAACCCGGAGACCCTCAGCGGACCCGGCCTCGGCACCGCGCTCTGCTTCTGCATCGCCGCCTTCGTCGGCTTCGAGCAGTCCCCGGTGTACGCCGAGGAGACCAGCAAGCCGCACATCGTCGTCTCCCGGGTGATGTTCCTCGCCGTCGGCTTCGTCGCCCTCTTCTTCGCGCTGAGCGCCTGGGCCCTGACCGTGGCCACGGGCCCCGCCGAGGTCGTCAAGACCTCCGCCGAAGCCGGCCCCGGGCTGCTCTTCCAGCTCACCGAGGCCCGCCTCGGCACCACCTTCACCGACCTCCTGCACGTCCTCTTCGTGACCGGCATGTTCGCGGCCATGCTCAGCTTCCACAACGTGGTCGCCCGCTACGCCTTCGCCATGGGCCGCGAGGGCCTGCTCCCGGCAGCCTTCGGCCGGACCAACGCCGGCACCGGCGCCCCCGCCACCGGCTCCCTCCTCCAGACCGGTATCGCCGCCCTCGTCGTGATCGCCTTCGCCCTCACCGACGACATGCCCGCCGGCGACCCCACCGCCCCCGTGCTGCACCTGTTCACGTGGATGGGCAGCGTCGGCGCCCTGGGCGTGACCCTCCTCATGGCCGCCGCCTCCTTCGCCGTCATCGCTTTCTTCGTCCGCCGCGGCACCGCCGGCGCCCAGGTCTGGCGGCTCGTCGCGGCCGGCGCGGCCGGACTCGCGCTGCTCGCCATCGCCGTCTACACCGTCAAGGACTTCGGCGTTCTGGTCGGCGCCGCGGAGGGCTCCGTGCTCAGCTGGGTCCTGCCGGGCATCATCGGCGCCGCCGTCGTGACCGGCCTGCTCTACGGGGAGTTCCTGCGCCGCAGCCGCCCCGAGGTCCACGCCCGCATCGGCCTGGGCAACGAGGCCTTCCGCCTCGACCAGGCGGCAGAGGCCACCACGGTCGACTGACCTCGCTTTCGAGGCCCTACGAAGCCCCCGACGACCCTTTCCAAGGTCGTCGGGGGCTTCGGTGCTCAGGGGGCCGATTTTGGCGGGTCGCGGAGCCTCATGGTCTATTGGGGCGACAAAAACACCGGATCGCGGCACGGGGGACACCACCCAGCTCCCCCGCGCCGGGGTCCGGACCTGCCTGTCCGACCCCCACGAAGGCGAAGTCATACATGAGTGACCGCACCTTGACCGAGGCTCCCGCCCCGGCGTCTTCCCGCCATGTCGACGCCGGTGACGAGGGCTACAGCAAGGACCTCAAGTCCCGCCACATCAACATGATCGCGATCGGCGGGGCGATAGGCACCGGCCTGTTCCTCGGCGCCGGCGGCCGCCTCGCCGGAGCCGGCCCCTCCCTGGCGATCGCCTACGCGGTGTGCGGCGTCTTCGCCTTCTTCGTCGTCCGGGCCCTCGGCGAGCTCGTGCTCTACCGCCCCTCCTCCGGCGCCTTCGTCTCGTACGCGCGCGAGTTCATGGGGGAGAAGGGCGCCTACACGGCGGGCTGGCTCTACTTCCTCAACTGGTCCACGACCACTGTGGCCGACATCACCGCCGCAGCGACCTACGCCCACTTCTGGTCGCTGTTCACCGACGTCCCCCAGTGGGTCCTCGCCTTCATCGCCCTGGCCGTCGTCCTCACCGCGAACCTGATCTCGGTGAAGTACTTCGGCGAGATGGAGTTCTGGTTCTCCCTGGTCAAGGTCGCCGCCCTGGTGGTCTTCCTGATCGTCGGCATCTGGCTCGTGGCCACCAGCCACGAGATCGGCGGCCACACCCCGGGCCTGTCCACCATCACCGACAACGGCGGCATCTTCCCGTCCGGCGTCCTCCCGATGCTCCTGGTGATCCAGGGCGTGGTCTTCGCGTACGCCTCCGTCGAGCTCTGCGGCGTCGCCGCGGGCGAGACCGAGAACCCGGAGAAGATCATGCCGAAGGCGATCAACTCGATCATGTGGCGCGTGGGCCTCTTCTACGTCGGCTCCGTGGTCCTGCTCGCCCTGCTGCTCCCGTACACGGCGTACTCCTCCGACCAGAGCCCCTTCGTCACCGTCTTCGACAAGCTCGGCGTCCCGGGCGCCGCGGGCATCATGAACCTGGTCGTGCTGACGGCGGCCCTCTCCAGCCTGAACTCCGGCCTCTACTCCACCGGCCGCATCCTGCGCTCGATGTCCCTCTCCGGCTCGGCCCCGAAGTTCACCGGCGTCATGAACAAGGGCAAGGTCCCCTACGGCGGGGTCCTGTTCACCGCCGCCTTCGGCGTCGCGGGCGTCGGCCTGAACTACTTCATGGCGGAGGAGGCCTTCGAGATCGTCCTGAACTTCGCCTCGCTCGGCATCCTCGGCACCTGGGCGATGGTCATGCTGTGCTCGCTCCACTTCTGGCGCCGCGCGAAGCAGGGCCGTGTCGAACGCCCCGCCTACCGCTTGCCCTGGGCCCCGTACACCCAGCTCGTGACCCTGGCCTTCCTCCTCACGGTCCTGGTCCTGATGTGGTGCGACGGCGGCGTGGGCCGCACCACGGTCATGTTCGTCCCGGCCATCGGCGCCGCCCTGGTCGGCGGCTGGTTCCTGGTCCGCCGCCGCGTGGCGGAACTCGCCGCCTCCCGCGACTGACCGTCCCGGCCGCTCACGGGGCCCCCGCGCTCGGGGGCCCCGTGAGCGGTTCCGGCCTTCGCACGCCCGGGACAACGAAAAGGACCCCGCCGAAGCGGGGTCCTTCTTTTGTGTCCGAGGGGGGACTTGAACCCCCACGCCCGATAAAGGGCACTAGCACCTCAAGCTAGCGCGTCTGCCATTCCGCCACCCGGACAAGGTGTCTGTCTCGCGTCCCTCGCGGGCCGTTCCGACGTGGAAAACATTACCAAACATTCCGGGGTCCTCGATCACACCCCCCTGCGGCCGGGGATCGCCCTTGGGCGGAGCGGTCCAGAGCGGGAGGATGGAGGCAGTTCGGTACCGATCAGTGGGAGGAAGCAGCGTGAGCGACTCGAGCGCGGGCAGGACCGTCTCCGGCGAGGACGAGGTCGTCGACCTCTGCCGGGACCTCATCCGGATCGACACCAGCAACTACGGGGACCACTCGGGCCCCGGCGAACGCAAGGCGGCCGAGTGGGTGGCCGAGAAGCTCGCCGAGGTCGGGCTCGAGCCGCAGATCTTCGAGTCGCACAAGGGACGTGCCTCGACCGTGGCGCGGATCGAGGGCGAGGACCCCTCGCGGCCCGCCCTGCTGATCCACGGGCACACCGACGTGGTCCCGGCCAACGCCGCCGACTGGACGTACGACCCCTTCGCGGGTGAGATCGCCGACGGCTGCGTGTGGGGCCGCGGCGCCGTCGACATGAAGGACATGGACGCGATGACGCTGGCCGTCGTACGCGACCGGATGCGCAGCGGCCGCAAGCCCCCGCGCGACATCGTGCTGGCCTTCCTCGCGGACGAGGAGGCCGGCGGCACCTACGGGGCACGGCACCTCGTCGACAAGCACCCGGGTCTCTTCGAAGGCGTCACCGAGGCCATCGGCGAGGTCGGCGGCTTCTCCTTCACCGTGAACGAGAACCTGCGGCTCTACCTGGTGGAGACCGCCCAGAAGGGCATGCACTGGATGCGGCTCACGGTGGACGGCACCGCGGGCCACGGCTCCATGACCAACAACGACAACGCCATCACGGAGCTGTGCGAGGCCGTGGGGCGGCTCGGCCGCCACCAGTGGCCGGTGCGCGTGACCAAGACCGTACGCCACTTCCTGGACGAGCTCTCGGACGCGCTCGGCACCCCGCTGGACCCGGACAACATGGACGAGACCCTCGCCAAGCTCGGCGGCATCGCCAAGATGGTCGGCGCGACGCTGCGCAACTCCGCCGCCCCGACGATGCTCGGCGCCGGCTACAAGGTCAACGTCATTCCCGGCCAGGCGACGGCCCACGTCGACGGCCGCTTCCTGCCGGGCTACGAGGACGAGTTCTTCGCCGACCTCGACCGCATCCTCGGCCCCCGCGTCAAGCGGGAGGACGTGCACGGGGACAAGGCGCTGGAGACGGACTTCGACGGCCGCCTGGTCGACGCGATGCAGGGCGCCCTGAAGGCCGAGGACCCGATCGCGCGGGCCGTCCCGTACATGCTCTCGGGCGGCACGGACGCCAAGTCCTTCGACGACCTCGGCATCCGCTGCTTCGGCTTCGCGCCGCTGCAGCTGCCGCCGGAGCTGGACTTCGCCGGGATGTTCCACGGCGTGGACGAGCGGGTGCCGGTCGACGGGCTGAAGTTCGGCGTGCGCGTTCTCGACCGATTCATCGACAACGCCTGAGATTCGCAGAGGTGTGCGCAAACCACTGAGAAGAGTGAATGCACTCATACGCTCGTAGCCCTGGTGATCCCTCCTCGTTACAGGTGGTGCGGTCCGCGGCTGGGACCGCATATGCCTACTAGGAGGAACAATGATCAAGAAGGTTGTCGCCGCTGCGGCTGCCACTGGTGGCCTGGTTCTCGCGGGTGCGGGTCTGGCTCACGCCGACGCCGGTGCCCAGGGTGCGGCCATCGGCTCCCCCGGTGTCCTGTCCGGCAACGTGGTTCAGGTGCCCGTCCACATCCCGGTGAACGTGTGCGGTAACACCGTGAACATCATCGGCCTGCTGAACCCGGCCTTCGGCAACACCTGCGTCAACGCCTGACGCGTCTGACGTCTTAGGCCCCGGAGCGCATCCCAGCGCTCCGGGGCCGCTGGGCTTTCCGGCCCGATCGATCATCTTCGGCGCAACCGGCAGGGGAGCCGGAGCACCGACGCTCTCACCAGGGGACGAACACAATGCGACGACCGGTACAGGTCACCAGGAAGACCCTGATCACCATGGCGGCCGCGGGGGGTGTCCTCGCGATGGGCGGGGGTTACGCACACGCGGACTCCGCAGCCTCCGGCGAGGCCGCGAATTCCCCGGGGCTGCTGTCCGGGAACAACGTCCAGGCTCCCGTGGAAGCACCGGTGAACGTCTGCGGCAACACCATCGACGTCATCGGCCTGCTGAACCCGGCTTTCGGGAACCGCTGTTCCAACGGTCCGGACCACGGCGGCAAGCCGGGGAAGCCCGACCAGCCGGGGAAGACCGACCACCCCGGCACTCCGGGCCACCCGGGCACTCCGGGCCACCCGGGCACTCCGGGCCACCCGGGTCACCCCGGCACTCCGGGTCACCCCGGCACTCCGGGTCACCCCGGCACCCCGGGCCACCCCGGCACCCCGGGCCACCCCGGCAACCCGGGAGGTGGCGACGACGAACCGTGCGACGACCACCCGGATCACCCGGGCAACCCGAGCACCCCCGGCGGACAGCACCCGGGCACGCCCGGTGGCCACACGCCGGGCAAGCCCGGTACGCCGCCGACGGACATCAGCCCGGCCTCGGGCTCCGTCACGCCGGCCAACCCGGTCACGCACCCCGCTCAGGAGACCGGCGTCCCCGGCCCGTCGGAGTCGGCCGGCCTCGCCGCCACCGGCTCCGGTGACGTCCTCACCACCGGGCTCCCGCTCGCCGGCGGCCTGCTGCTGGGCGGCGCCGTGCTCTACCGGCGAGCCCGCAACGCCGCCTGACGGCTGTTCACGACGCGGGCTCCGCACACGGGGCCCGCGTCACCAGGTCGCGCGGACCTGGCGGATGATCCGGCGGCGCAGTCGCACGCGGCGGCTGCCGTCCCGGTGCAGGCTCAGTCTGTCGAGTTCCCAGTTCCCGTACTCGGCATGATCGGTCAGCAGGCGGGTCGCCTCCTTGCGGGGAACGCCGCGGGGCACGTACACGTCGACAAATTCGTATTCCGGCATCGCATCTATTGTGCGGGCAGAGCCCTGCTACGGATAGCGTCTGCTCTATGTCTGATGCCGCTCTGCCCACTGTTGCCGAGGTACGCGCCGCCGCCGAGGCGGTCAAGGAAGCGCTCGACCGGCACCTCGCCGCGGTCGAGCGCCGGACCGGGGACGAGGACCCCGATGTCTACGCCGCGTTCAACGAACTCGCCGCCGCGGCCGAGGAGTACGACGAACTCCTCTACGACCGTTACGACGAGGTCACCCCCTTCGAGATCCCCACACCCGAGGACGGGGTCCCGTACACCGGTCCCGCCGAGCCCGCCGCCTTCAGCGTGCTCATCCGCCGCGACTACGCCGTGGTCGAGCCGCCGAGGCTGATCGCCCAGGCCGAACGGGTCGCCGCGCACGACCGGGAGGCCGAACTCGTCCACGACGGCGGCACGGCGGGCGCGCTGGGCGTGCTCTTCGGGGAGTACGAGCCCGACGAGATCGCCTCCCGCTACAAGGAGTTCGGGCTGGAGGAGGGCGATTCCACGCTGTGGATCGCGGCCTCGGAGGAGGCGGCGGAGCCGGGGGAGTGGCTCAACTCGCCCTTCGGGCACACCGATCCGGAGGACGTCATGCACCGGTTCGACGTCAGCGCCGTCTTCGACGAGGAGACCGACGAGTTCGGCGAGGACGAGGACGAGGTCGAGGACGAGGGCGCAGACGAGGGCGAGACCGCGCGGCCGGGGCTGACCCCGGCCTGAGCGCGACCTGAGCGGCAAGGGAAGCGGCTCCCGCGAGGCGGGGGCCGCTTCCCCTTGCCGCTGCCGTCGGCTACTCCGGCTGCTCGCCCGCCGCCGCCAGGGAGGTCAGCAGACCCGTCAGCCGGGTCGTACGCGGCTTCGGCAGCACCTCCGCCACCGCGCGCGGCAGCGCCTGGTCCACGCCGTGCACCACGGACAGATGCCGCTCGGCCCGCCCGAACGCCGTGTACACCCAGTCCCGGGAGAGGGCCTGCGCCGCGTCGCCCGGCAGCACGACGACCACCG is a genomic window containing:
- a CDS encoding M20/M25/M40 family metallo-hydrolase, translated to MSDSSAGRTVSGEDEVVDLCRDLIRIDTSNYGDHSGPGERKAAEWVAEKLAEVGLEPQIFESHKGRASTVARIEGEDPSRPALLIHGHTDVVPANAADWTYDPFAGEIADGCVWGRGAVDMKDMDAMTLAVVRDRMRSGRKPPRDIVLAFLADEEAGGTYGARHLVDKHPGLFEGVTEAIGEVGGFSFTVNENLRLYLVETAQKGMHWMRLTVDGTAGHGSMTNNDNAITELCEAVGRLGRHQWPVRVTKTVRHFLDELSDALGTPLDPDNMDETLAKLGGIAKMVGATLRNSAAPTMLGAGYKVNVIPGQATAHVDGRFLPGYEDEFFADLDRILGPRVKREDVHGDKALETDFDGRLVDAMQGALKAEDPIARAVPYMLSGGTDAKSFDDLGIRCFGFAPLQLPPELDFAGMFHGVDERVPVDGLKFGVRVLDRFIDNA
- a CDS encoding chaplin translates to MRRPVQVTRKTLITMAAAGGVLAMGGGYAHADSAASGEAANSPGLLSGNNVQAPVEAPVNVCGNTIDVIGLLNPAFGNRCSNGPDHGGKPGKPDQPGKTDHPGTPGHPGTPGHPGTPGHPGHPGTPGHPGTPGHPGTPGHPGTPGHPGNPGGGDDEPCDDHPDHPGNPSTPGGQHPGTPGGHTPGKPGTPPTDISPASGSVTPANPVTHPAQETGVPGPSESAGLAATGSGDVLTTGLPLAGGLLLGGAVLYRRARNAA
- a CDS encoding DUF5703 family protein, with product MPEYEFVDVYVPRGVPRKEATRLLTDHAEYGNWELDRLSLHRDGSRRVRLRRRIIRQVRATW
- a CDS encoding amino acid permease — translated: MSDRTLTEAPAPASSRHVDAGDEGYSKDLKSRHINMIAIGGAIGTGLFLGAGGRLAGAGPSLAIAYAVCGVFAFFVVRALGELVLYRPSSGAFVSYAREFMGEKGAYTAGWLYFLNWSTTTVADITAAATYAHFWSLFTDVPQWVLAFIALAVVLTANLISVKYFGEMEFWFSLVKVAALVVFLIVGIWLVATSHEIGGHTPGLSTITDNGGIFPSGVLPMLLVIQGVVFAYASVELCGVAAGETENPEKIMPKAINSIMWRVGLFYVGSVVLLALLLPYTAYSSDQSPFVTVFDKLGVPGAAGIMNLVVLTAALSSLNSGLYSTGRILRSMSLSGSAPKFTGVMNKGKVPYGGVLFTAAFGVAGVGLNYFMAEEAFEIVLNFASLGILGTWAMVMLCSLHFWRRAKQGRVERPAYRLPWAPYTQLVTLAFLLTVLVLMWCDGGVGRTTVMFVPAIGAALVGGWFLVRRRVAELAASRD
- a CDS encoding chaplin, with the protein product MIKKVVAAAAATGGLVLAGAGLAHADAGAQGAAIGSPGVLSGNVVQVPVHIPVNVCGNTVNIIGLLNPAFGNTCVNA
- a CDS encoding APC family permease, which codes for MPTGRSTTLQDPAEIRTYKGQDRALRADRLGTAGLLLSVLAASAPLMVVAGVMPTTFGVMGIVGQPLLFVILGIVLALFSIGYAEMSRHVHNAGAFYAYIARGLGPTAGAGASLVALVAYSAMQVGVYGILGFEISGLFATYLEIELAWWIPALLAVAATGALGWLKIDLNAKVLGVLLLIECALVVVFDVAALGKPGAEGLSLHAFNPETLSGPGLGTALCFCIAAFVGFEQSPVYAEETSKPHIVVSRVMFLAVGFVALFFALSAWALTVATGPAEVVKTSAEAGPGLLFQLTEARLGTTFTDLLHVLFVTGMFAAMLSFHNVVARYAFAMGREGLLPAAFGRTNAGTGAPATGSLLQTGIAALVVIAFALTDDMPAGDPTAPVLHLFTWMGSVGALGVTLLMAAASFAVIAFFVRRGTAGAQVWRLVAAGAAGLALLAIAVYTVKDFGVLVGAAEGSVLSWVLPGIIGAAVVTGLLYGEFLRRSRPEVHARIGLGNEAFRLDQAAEATTVD